A DNA window from Ipomoea triloba cultivar NCNSP0323 chromosome 10, ASM357664v1 contains the following coding sequences:
- the LOC116032480 gene encoding histone H1, orphon-like has protein sequence MDPLLSLTDPLLAGAADAPPLAAAAPVVPEMPNLAAAPVDSQPPFAEMIMAAITALNEPGGSSSRAIAKYIERVYSNLPPGHPSLLTQHLKRMKSGGELVMVKHSYMLPGSAPPPDFTPAPGPKRKPGRPPKGKSEAQPETWAPDGAAESVFVSVGLDGGPDVPVPVPPPAAAANVVVPARRGRGRPKKLNSDGKTTGILPKPQNLNQNGGRRPGRPPKTGFVPALGVSGRPRGRPKRIAPSTGVGKLRGRGRPKAIAAGIAKKLGRPRGRPAKNTLLLGGPTVGAINVPIIDGEARNGIDNNVGATNGVLLPPKRRGRGRPPKLPTRTAVGPAMRRGQIPRSAVNGIRKPRKLSGKPLGRPRKNAALIAAKALDSQQLAAFQDLKIKFENLKTKVRETASIIKPCLNSEAMPVTAIAALQELEALAAGDANPV, from the exons ATGGACCCACTACTATCTTTAACGGATCCACTACTCGCAGGCGCCGCCGATGCACCACCGCTTGCTGCTGCTGCTCCGGTGGTACCTGAAATGCCTAACCTCGCCGCTGCTCCTGTGGACAGCCAGCCACCTTTTGCCGAG ATGATAATGGCGGCGATAACGGCGTTAAACGAGCCGGGCGGGTCGAGTAGCAGAGCTATAGCGAAGTACATAGAGCGAGTGTACTCGAATCTTCCACCGGGTCACCCGTCCTTGTTGACTCAGCACCTCAAGCGCATGAAGAGCGGCGGTGAGCTTGTGATGGTTAAGCACTCTTACATGCTCCCTGGATCTGCTCCCCCACCGGATTTTACTCCCGCCCCCGGCCCGAAGAGAAAGCCCGGTCGCCCTCCCAAAGGGAAATCCGAGGCCCAGCCCGAGACATGGGCTCCGGATGGGGCGGCGGAATCCGTGTTTGTTTCGGTTGGATTAGATGGTGGGCCCGATGTTCCTGTTCCTGTTCCTCCGCCCGCTGCGGCGGCTAACGTTGTTGTTCCGGCTAGGAGGGGCCGTGGTCGTCCAAAGAAGCTGAATTCTGACGGAAAAACCACCGGAATTCTTCCAAAACCGCAAAATTTGAACCAGAATGGAGGAAGGAGGCCGGGGCGTCCTCCAAAGACCGGATTTGTGCCGGCGTTAGGTGTTTCCGGTAGGCCCAGAGGTCGACCTAAGAGAATCGCTCCTTCTACCGGAGTGGGGAAATTGAGAGGCCGAGGCCGACCCAAGGCGATTGCCGCCGGCATAGCTAAGAAGCTCGGGAGGCCGCGTGGCCGGCCGGCAAAAAATACTCTGCTTTTGGGCGGCCCTACTGTTGGAGCTATCAATGTTCCCATTATTGATGGTGAGGCCAGGAATGGCATTGACAACAATGTTGGTGCTACAAATGGAGTATTGCTTCCTCCAAAACGACGTGGGCGTGGTCGTCCTCCTAAGCTGCCAACACGCACTGCTGTTGGCCCTGCAATGCGAAGGGGACAAATTCCCAGGTCTGCTGTTAATGGGATCAGGAAGCCCAGAAAGCTCAGTGGAAAGCCACTTGGTCGCCCAAGAAAG AATGCAGCACTGATAGCCGCTAAGGCTCTCGATTCTCAGCAGTTGGCAGCTTTCCAGGACCTCAAGATCAAATTCGAAAACCTG AAAACAAAAGTGCGGGAGACTGCCAGCATTATAAAACCGTGCTTAAACAGTGAAGCAATGCCAGTCACCGCAATAGCGGCCTTGCAGGAGCTCGAAGCTTTGGCAGCAGGCGATGCAAATCCCGTGTAA